Proteins encoded together in one Mannheimia haemolytica window:
- the tilS gene encoding tRNA(Ile)-lysidine synthase: MALFNRFQTQCATHLPNQTAFLVGLSGGVDSVVLLHLFARTSFNVRAIYVHHGLSPNADDWAAFCEQYCKRLNIPFILQKVRVDSSNGVENGAREARYQAIQQQLKPNEVLATAHHLDDQAETFLLALKRGSGIKGLSAMQAVTFLQNFTVFRPLLTFTKSDLMGYAVQHQLSWIEDESNADNRYDRNFLRNSILPLLNKRWQLFSQMVARSAQHCAEQQALIEELLSDELNSRIGEKQQLKINGFGQFSLAKQQQLIRLWLEQNGVKMPSQAQLQAVISELIFAQADKNPQVKLGENIIRRYQQAIYVTEEIADIPPFEIALTAESKVELPYQLGTIIRQQQKIICKKNGKNHRLPLPQELAQVTISLKIGQRGKVKCYGKTQREEMKKIWQNHGIPVWERNRTPLIFWQDELVGLLPTL; encoded by the coding sequence ATGGCTCTTTTTAACCGCTTTCAAACCCAGTGTGCAACGCATTTGCCGAACCAAACCGCCTTTTTAGTCGGCTTAAGCGGTGGCGTGGATTCGGTGGTACTACTCCACCTTTTTGCCCGCACCTCATTCAACGTTAGGGCAATTTATGTCCACCACGGGCTAAGCCCAAATGCGGACGACTGGGCAGCATTTTGCGAGCAATATTGCAAGCGGTTAAATATTCCCTTTATTTTGCAAAAGGTCAGAGTGGACAGCTCAAACGGCGTTGAAAACGGGGCGAGAGAAGCTCGTTACCAAGCCATTCAACAACAGCTCAAGCCTAATGAAGTGTTAGCCACTGCCCACCATTTAGATGACCAAGCCGAGACTTTCTTGCTCGCTCTCAAGCGAGGCAGCGGAATCAAAGGCTTATCGGCAATGCAAGCGGTCACTTTTTTGCAAAATTTTACCGTTTTTCGACCGCTACTCACTTTCACTAAGTCAGATTTGATGGGTTATGCCGTTCAACATCAGCTAAGTTGGATTGAGGACGAAAGCAATGCCGATAACCGTTACGACCGTAATTTCCTTCGCAATAGCATCTTGCCACTACTCAATAAACGTTGGCAGCTCTTCAGCCAAATGGTTGCCCGTTCCGCTCAGCATTGTGCAGAACAACAAGCCTTGATAGAAGAGCTATTAAGCGATGAACTCAATTCAAGAATAGGGGAAAAACAACAGCTCAAAATTAACGGCTTTGGGCAATTTTCACTTGCTAAGCAACAGCAACTTATCCGCCTTTGGCTAGAACAAAACGGTGTAAAAATGCCAAGCCAAGCCCAGCTACAAGCGGTCATTTCTGAACTGATTTTTGCACAAGCAGATAAAAACCCTCAGGTTAAACTCGGTGAGAATATCATCAGACGCTATCAACAAGCTATTTACGTCACCGAAGAAATCGCCGACATTCCGCCGTTTGAGATAGCACTTACCGCTGAAAGCAAAGTGGAATTACCTTATCAGCTCGGTACCATTATTCGCCAGCAACAAAAGATCATTTGCAAAAAAAACGGGAAAAATCACCGCTTGCCACTGCCCCAAGAGCTAGCTCAAGTAACCATCTCGCTTAAAATCGGGCAACGAGGCAAAGTAAAATGCTACGGCAAAACGCAGCGGGAAGAAATGAAAAAGATTTGGCAAAATCACGGCATACCCGTTTGGGAACGTAACCGTACACCGCTGATTTTTTGGCAAGACGAATTAGTGGGCTTATTGCCTACCCTCTAG
- the aphA gene encoding Class B acid phosphatase precursor: MKFTLKMTAATMFASLIAFSAQAGGPKVAYTQPGIDMRTHEAQQAPIHWVSIEQIKESIKDLPPMAVSFDIDDTVAATSGCFHYGKQKYSPDDFSYLKNQDFWDEINAGCDKYSLPKQVAINLIKMHQERGDQVYLITGRTAGKNEQVTTIMQKYLGIKNMQPVNFMGGKAHSTKYDKTPAIIEHKVQIHYGDSDDDILAAREAGIRGIRILRAANSNYTPFPQAGGYGEEVVVNSSY; the protein is encoded by the coding sequence ATGAAATTTACATTAAAAATGACGGCAGCGACAATGTTTGCATCTCTTATTGCTTTTTCAGCACAAGCAGGCGGACCAAAAGTAGCTTATACCCAGCCGGGAATTGATATGCGAACACATGAAGCACAGCAAGCGCCAATTCATTGGGTATCTATTGAGCAAATTAAAGAAAGCATCAAAGATTTACCCCCTATGGCGGTAAGTTTTGACATTGATGATACTGTTGCTGCAACTAGCGGTTGCTTCCACTACGGAAAGCAAAAATATTCACCAGACGATTTCAGCTACTTAAAAAATCAAGATTTTTGGGACGAAATTAATGCTGGCTGTGATAAATATTCTTTGCCAAAGCAAGTTGCTATTAATTTAATAAAAATGCACCAAGAACGTGGTGATCAAGTTTATTTAATTACGGGGCGTACCGCAGGTAAAAATGAACAAGTTACAACGATTATGCAAAAGTATCTTGGTATTAAAAATATGCAACCGGTAAATTTTATGGGGGGGAAAGCACATTCAACAAAATATGATAAAACCCCTGCGATTATTGAACATAAGGTGCAAATTCACTATGGTGACAGTGATGATGATATCTTAGCTGCCCGTGAAGCCGGTATTCGAGGTATTCGTATACTTCGTGCAGCAAATTCTAATTATACGCCATTCCCTCAGGCCGGAGGATATGGTGAAGAAGTTGTTGTCAATTCAAGTTATTAA
- the dsbE_1 gene encoding Cytochrome c biogenesis protein CcmG has product MQKKSLLSRLVKNIFLYGSLFIIISLMVDWYRSPSAPAKFEQTVHYDIQHQPKVIAQLSHEKPMLLYFWGSWCHYCQVVSPNIQQLANDGTEVLGVALKSGDENDVQAYLNENGYTFATLNDPSGDFSRGWNIQATPTILIIKDGKIAHHTTGYTSYLSLKFRLWLADVLY; this is encoded by the coding sequence ATGCAGAAAAAATCGCTCCTGTCCCGCTTAGTTAAAAACATTTTCCTCTACGGCAGTCTGTTTATCATTATTAGCCTGATGGTCGATTGGTATCGCTCGCCCTCCGCTCCGGCAAAATTTGAGCAAACCGTGCATTATGATATTCAACACCAGCCGAAAGTGATCGCCCAGTTGAGCCACGAAAAGCCGATGCTACTCTATTTCTGGGGAAGCTGGTGCCACTATTGCCAAGTGGTTTCGCCGAATATCCAGCAATTAGCGAATGACGGCACGGAAGTTTTAGGTGTTGCCCTGAAATCCGGCGATGAAAATGACGTACAAGCCTATCTCAATGAAAACGGCTACACTTTTGCTACTCTGAATGACCCAAGTGGTGATTTCTCTCGAGGCTGGAACATTCAAGCCACCCCAACCATCTTGATTATCAAAGACGGTAAAATTGCCCACCACACCACCGGTTACACCAGCTATTTGAGCTTAAAATTCAGACTATGGCTGGCGGACGTGTTGTATTAA
- the garR_1 gene encoding 2-hydroxy-3-oxopropionate reductase, protein MKNINTQAVGWIGLGQMGEPMAKHLLNSGVKVGVYNRNPAKAEKVVEAGGTLYPSVLELVKAYDVIFLMIADYAAVQQVLSDKVLAELNGKVVVNMSTISPSQNQAVEALLAQHGAEFVEAPVSGSSKVAEAGKLLVLAAGKEETIELLKPLFAAFSTTTFYYGEVGKAGGIKLMINSLLGIFIQAYGEALNFADQYGIPKEKVIEMISGSFMNSPIFQAKVPMYQANEFPPAFMMKHMTKDFNLASEEIAKLGKSYPLIEQATKTYNQANDSGLSEVDMAAIYQFLAK, encoded by the coding sequence ATGAAAAACATTAATACACAAGCAGTCGGTTGGATTGGTTTAGGGCAAATGGGCGAACCGATGGCAAAACATTTGCTAAATAGCGGTGTGAAAGTGGGCGTTTACAACCGCAACCCAGCAAAAGCAGAAAAAGTCGTTGAAGCAGGCGGCACATTATATCCTTCTGTGTTGGAATTGGTGAAAGCCTACGATGTGATTTTCTTGATGATTGCAGACTATGCCGCCGTGCAACAGGTGTTAAGCGATAAAGTGTTGGCTGAATTAAACGGCAAAGTGGTGGTGAATATGAGCACCATTTCCCCAAGCCAAAACCAAGCGGTAGAAGCTCTACTAGCCCAACACGGTGCAGAATTTGTTGAAGCTCCGGTTTCCGGTTCAAGCAAAGTGGCAGAAGCCGGTAAACTATTGGTACTGGCTGCCGGTAAAGAAGAAACCATTGAGTTGCTCAAACCACTTTTCGCTGCCTTTAGCACTACCACCTTCTATTATGGTGAAGTAGGTAAAGCCGGTGGGATTAAATTGATGATCAACTCGCTACTGGGAATCTTTATTCAAGCCTATGGCGAGGCGTTAAACTTCGCCGACCAATATGGCATTCCGAAAGAGAAAGTAATCGAAATGATTTCAGGCTCGTTTATGAACAGCCCGATCTTCCAAGCGAAAGTGCCGATGTACCAAGCCAATGAATTTCCGCCTGCGTTTATGATGAAACATATGACCAAAGATTTTAATTTAGCGAGCGAGGAAATTGCTAAATTAGGCAAATCTTACCCGCTCATTGAGCAAGCTACTAAAACCTATAATCAAGCCAATGACTCAGGCCTGAGCGAAGTAGATATGGCTGCGATTTATCAGTTCTTGGCAAAATAA
- a CDS encoding comEA protein, whose amino-acid sequence MKALKTLLALGVAMAVSATSFAQTTQPTAAEQMNAVKASVAEKATAAKEATKEKAAELKVGSAEKMEAAKAKTESIKNSAKNKMDTVKATTAEKTDMIKAKAASASDTMKVKAQEAKAATAEKAATARETLNSAKTATAEKAASMKAAATEKMSAVKKSQKVNINTANEEQLQSLTGIGEAKAKAIVEYRKKHGKIKNAAELANIPGIGDATIEKVAPYLTF is encoded by the coding sequence ATGAAAGCATTAAAAACATTATTAGCATTGGGCGTAGCAATGGCTGTTTCAGCTACTTCATTTGCACAAACTACTCAACCTACTGCGGCTGAACAAATGAACGCAGTTAAAGCCTCTGTTGCCGAAAAAGCAACTGCGGCTAAAGAAGCAACGAAAGAGAAAGCGGCAGAGTTAAAAGTCGGTTCTGCGGAAAAAATGGAGGCAGCAAAAGCCAAAACCGAATCAATCAAAAATTCCGCCAAAAATAAAATGGACACAGTAAAAGCTACCACAGCAGAAAAAACCGATATGATCAAAGCGAAAGCGGCTTCGGCAAGCGACACAATGAAAGTGAAAGCTCAGGAAGCAAAAGCCGCCACCGCAGAGAAAGCTGCAACTGCTCGTGAAACCTTAAATTCAGCCAAAACCGCAACCGCTGAAAAAGCAGCCTCAATGAAAGCAGCTGCAACAGAAAAAATGTCAGCAGTGAAAAAATCACAAAAAGTGAATATCAACACTGCCAACGAAGAGCAATTACAATCGCTTACCGGCATTGGTGAAGCAAAAGCCAAAGCGATTGTAGAATACCGCAAAAAACACGGTAAAATCAAAAATGCAGCAGAACTGGCTAACATTCCCGGCATTGGCGATGCAACCATTGAGAAAGTTGCTCCATATTTAACTTTCTAA
- the mnmE gene encoding tRNA modification GTPase MnmE — MKDTIVAQATPIGRGGVGILRVSGPLAKTVAQAVLGKTLPPRIANYLPFKDEDGTVLDQGIALFFKAPNSFTGEDVLELQGHGGQVILDLLLKRILQVKGLRIARAGEFSEQAFLNDKLDLAQAEAIADLIDATSEQAARSALKSLQGEFSNKINELVDSVIYLRTYVEAAIDFPDEEIDFLADGKIEAKLNEIIAQLDGVRREAKQGSILREGMKVVIAGRPNAGKSSLLNALAGREAAIVTNIAGTTRDVLREHIHIDGMPLHIIDTAGLRDASDEVERIGIQRAWEEIAQADHVLLMIDSTEQQADQFRQEWAEFLAKLPANMPVTVIRNKVDLSGEQEGLIQVDDFTMIRLSAQTKVGVDLLREHLKKSMGYQSSTEGGFLARRRHLQALETAAEHLERGHIQLTQFLAGELLAEELRMVQNALSEITGQFTSDDLLGNIFSSFCIGK; from the coding sequence ATGAAAGATACCATTGTTGCCCAAGCAACACCGATTGGCAGAGGCGGTGTGGGGATTTTACGCGTTTCCGGCCCACTTGCCAAAACCGTCGCTCAAGCCGTATTAGGCAAAACATTGCCACCCCGTATCGCCAACTATTTGCCGTTTAAAGACGAAGACGGCACTGTGTTGGATCAAGGCATCGCCTTATTTTTTAAAGCTCCCAACTCCTTTACCGGCGAAGATGTGCTTGAACTTCAAGGACACGGTGGGCAGGTTATTTTAGATTTACTGCTCAAACGCATTTTACAAGTTAAGGGGCTACGCATTGCCCGAGCAGGTGAATTTTCCGAACAGGCATTTTTAAACGATAAGCTCGACCTTGCCCAAGCAGAAGCGATTGCGGATTTAATCGACGCCACCAGCGAGCAAGCCGCTCGTTCAGCTCTGAAATCACTACAGGGTGAATTTTCTAATAAAATCAATGAATTAGTTGATTCAGTAATCTATCTACGCACTTATGTTGAAGCGGCGATTGACTTCCCCGATGAGGAAATTGACTTTTTGGCAGACGGCAAAATTGAGGCAAAATTAAACGAGATTATCGCTCAATTAGATGGTGTTCGCCGTGAAGCGAAACAAGGCTCGATTCTGCGTGAAGGAATGAAAGTGGTGATCGCCGGTCGCCCAAATGCGGGGAAATCCAGCTTGCTTAACGCCTTAGCCGGGAGAGAGGCGGCAATTGTAACCAATATCGCCGGCACAACCCGTGATGTGTTGCGTGAACATATTCACATTGACGGAATGCCGTTGCATATAATCGACACCGCGGGTCTCCGTGATGCCAGTGATGAAGTGGAACGTATCGGCATTCAGCGTGCTTGGGAAGAAATCGCTCAAGCCGACCATGTTTTATTAATGATTGACAGCACCGAGCAACAAGCCGATCAGTTCCGACAAGAGTGGGCGGAATTTCTAGCCAAACTGCCGGCAAATATGCCGGTAACCGTAATTCGCAACAAAGTCGATTTATCCGGCGAGCAGGAAGGCTTAATTCAGGTGGACGATTTCACGATGATTCGCCTCTCTGCCCAAACCAAAGTCGGCGTTGATTTATTGCGTGAACACTTGAAGAAATCAATGGGCTACCAAAGTTCTACGGAAGGCGGATTCTTGGCTCGCCGCCGTCATCTGCAAGCATTGGAAACCGCTGCCGAGCATTTAGAGCGAGGTCATATTCAGCTTACTCAATTCTTAGCCGGTGAATTATTGGCGGAAGAGTTGCGTATGGTGCAAAATGCCTTAAGTGAAATTACCGGCCAATTCACCTCTGATGATTTATTAGGCAATATTTTCAGCTCATTTTGCATCGGTAAATAA
- the udp gene encoding Uridine phosphorylase, whose translation MSEVFHLGLTKAMLKGAKIAIVPGDPARSERIAKKMDNPEFLASTREFTSWLGYLDGEPVVVCSTGIGGPSVSICVEELAQLGVRTFLRIGTTGAIQEHINVGDILVTTGAVRLDGASKHFAPMEYPAVANFECTTALYNAAVEAGVKPYVGITASSDTFYPGQERYDTFTGKIYRHFQGSLKQWQELNVMNFEMESATLFTMCSALGLRAGMVSGVIVNRTQQEIPNEATIHETEQRAIAVVVEGVRKLIKG comes from the coding sequence ATGTCTGAAGTATTTCATTTAGGTTTAACCAAAGCAATGTTAAAAGGAGCTAAAATTGCGATTGTTCCGGGAGATCCTGCACGTTCAGAACGTATTGCTAAAAAAATGGACAACCCCGAATTTTTAGCTTCAACTCGTGAATTTACCTCTTGGCTAGGTTATTTAGATGGCGAACCAGTGGTGGTTTGCTCAACCGGTATTGGCGGGCCATCGGTGTCGATTTGTGTGGAAGAGTTAGCACAATTAGGCGTTCGTACTTTCTTACGCATCGGCACAACAGGTGCAATTCAAGAACATATTAATGTTGGCGATATTTTAGTGACCACTGGTGCGGTACGTTTAGATGGTGCAAGTAAACACTTCGCACCAATGGAATACCCTGCAGTGGCAAACTTTGAATGTACAACCGCCCTTTATAATGCCGCGGTTGAGGCAGGAGTCAAACCTTATGTGGGGATTACTGCGTCATCAGACACCTTCTACCCGGGGCAAGAACGTTACGATACCTTTACCGGTAAAATCTACCGTCATTTCCAAGGTTCATTAAAACAATGGCAAGAACTTAATGTTATGAATTTTGAAATGGAATCAGCCACACTCTTTACAATGTGTTCGGCATTGGGCTTGCGTGCCGGTATGGTGTCAGGCGTGATTGTAAACCGTACCCAACAAGAAATTCCAAACGAAGCAACAATCCACGAAACCGAGCAACGAGCGATTGCTGTTGTGGTTGAGGGTGTGAGAAAATTAATTAAAGGTTAA
- a CDS encoding multidrug resistance protein MdtH encodes MSLEKLLLLRRFISTTAFFSMQSVFFFYLKEKGLDNAQIAFSLSLLLFCNQALAILAGIWGDRYGLAKMMLLGCLLDVVAYMLFLAADNYFILLLATTCFGLGSCLFGTNARACLLAIAGDEYAAKTRLQGKYLKVTSMSSMLAPLIIIPFIRFEMIETLIWICFILEAGLFAFMVKPFYSVEGVNGGVKFRFAQIKEIISKEFLFAHLMLFVPLSVASSYFIIFPYLFDNVLHAPEHSPIALFINGVLTVSLQSTFSRKINLTKQQLIWISPLLAVAIIAPWFIAVKVATLTAAYIYTVIFTVVEVYALTAMANLLVKFDNGKNRGFIFGSSRLILSITTMMTMNLVPLVFLV; translated from the coding sequence ATGTCTTTAGAAAAACTGTTACTCCTACGCCGTTTTATTTCCACCACCGCCTTTTTTTCAATGCAAAGCGTGTTTTTCTTTTATTTAAAAGAGAAAGGGCTAGATAACGCCCAAATCGCTTTTTCCCTTTCATTGCTGTTGTTTTGTAATCAGGCGTTGGCAATTTTAGCCGGCATTTGGGGGGATCGCTACGGCTTGGCAAAAATGATGTTATTGGGCTGTTTATTAGATGTGGTCGCTTATATGCTGTTTTTGGCGGCGGATAATTACTTTATTTTATTGCTGGCAACCACTTGCTTTGGGTTGGGAAGCTGCTTGTTTGGCACTAATGCCAGAGCCTGTTTACTGGCGATTGCCGGCGATGAATATGCTGCTAAAACCCGTTTACAAGGCAAATATCTAAAAGTTACCAGTATGTCTTCAATGCTCGCCCCGCTGATTATTATTCCGTTTATTCGGTTTGAGATGATTGAAACGTTGATTTGGATCTGCTTTATTTTGGAAGCCGGCTTGTTTGCGTTTATGGTGAAACCTTTCTATTCGGTGGAAGGCGTGAATGGCGGTGTGAAATTTCGTTTCGCACAAATTAAGGAAATTATCAGCAAAGAGTTTTTGTTCGCTCACTTAATGTTGTTTGTGCCGCTGAGTGTGGCATCGTCCTATTTTATTATTTTTCCGTATTTATTCGACAATGTCCTGCACGCACCGGAGCATTCGCCGATTGCGTTGTTCATCAACGGTGTTTTAACCGTCAGTTTGCAATCGACTTTTTCTCGTAAAATCAACCTCACCAAACAGCAATTAATTTGGATTTCACCGTTATTAGCGGTGGCAATTATTGCCCCTTGGTTTATTGCAGTAAAAGTCGCAACTCTGACCGCTGCCTATATTTACACCGTGATTTTTACGGTGGTGGAAGTGTACGCCCTCACAGCAATGGCAAATTTGCTGGTGAAATTCGACAACGGCAAAAACCGAGGTTTCATTTTTGGTTCATCAAGACTGATTTTATCGATCACCACAATGATGACAATGAACTTAGTACCGCTTGTCTTTTTGGTGTAA
- the xerD_1 gene encoding Tyrosine recombinase XerD, which translates to MAELDPIIEQFLDTLWQEHGLSENTVASYRSDLERFSDYFSEPKVFLSLDSIDLQGFLGERLEQGYKATSSARMLSCLRKFFRFLCLEHYRQDDPTLTLSSPKRGASLPKSLSEDQVMNLLDAPNTLDPIELRDKAMLELLYATGLRVTELVSLSMDNISLKQGVVRIIGKGDKERLVPLGEEANYWIQEFFQYGRPILLNNQQSDVVFPSRRGQQMTRQTFWHRIKHYAVLAGIDADKLSPHVLRHAFATHLVNHGADLRVVQMLLGHSDLSTTQIYTQVAKARLKSLHQQFHPRG; encoded by the coding sequence ATGGCTGAACTTGACCCGATTATTGAACAATTTCTTGATACGCTATGGCAAGAACACGGTTTGTCTGAAAATACCGTTGCCTCTTATCGTTCTGACTTAGAGCGTTTTTCTGATTATTTCTCTGAACCTAAAGTGTTTCTGTCTCTCGATTCTATCGACTTACAAGGCTTTCTTGGCGAGCGTTTGGAGCAAGGCTATAAGGCGACTAGTTCTGCCAGAATGTTGAGTTGTTTAAGGAAATTTTTCCGATTTTTATGCCTTGAGCATTATCGCCAAGATGACCCGACTTTAACCCTTTCTTCCCCTAAACGAGGAGCATCTTTGCCCAAATCCTTAAGTGAAGATCAGGTGATGAATTTGTTAGATGCCCCGAATACGTTAGATCCGATAGAGCTACGAGATAAAGCAATGCTGGAGTTGCTGTATGCTACCGGTCTGCGGGTAACAGAGCTGGTTTCGCTTTCGATGGATAATATCAGCCTCAAACAAGGGGTGGTGAGAATTATCGGTAAAGGGGACAAGGAGCGGTTAGTGCCATTGGGCGAGGAGGCGAATTATTGGATACAAGAATTTTTCCAATACGGTCGTCCTATTTTGCTGAATAATCAGCAGTCTGATGTGGTATTTCCAAGCCGGCGTGGGCAGCAGATGACAAGGCAGACCTTTTGGCATCGGATTAAGCACTATGCCGTGCTTGCCGGTATTGATGCAGATAAACTCTCGCCTCACGTGCTTCGCCACGCCTTTGCGACCCATTTGGTTAATCACGGAGCTGATTTGCGAGTAGTACAGATGTTGTTGGGGCATAGTGATTTATCGACCACCCAGATTTACACTCAAGTGGCAAAAGCTCGCTTGAAATCGCTGCATCAGCAATTTCACCCTAGAGGGTAG
- the fklB gene encoding FKBP-type 22 kDa peptidyl-prolyl cis-trans isomerase: MALDFNSVGLDSVEAKGGYGIGLQIGQQLLGSGMDVNSEAVARGIYDVLNNNEPAIDINEVTAALQELGQRAEAAQAEAFKAIDAENKAFLEENKKASGVIVTDSGLQYEILTEGTGEKPTATSTVRVHYTGSLIDGTVFDSSVKRGQPAEFPVNGVIRGWTEALQLMPVGSKWRLTIPQELAYGERGAGASIPPFATLVFEVELLDIL; this comes from the coding sequence ATGGCATTAGATTTCAATTCAGTTGGATTAGATTCAGTAGAAGCAAAAGGCGGTTACGGTATCGGTTTACAAATTGGTCAGCAACTTTTAGGCAGCGGAATGGACGTAAACTCAGAAGCCGTTGCCCGTGGTATTTATGATGTATTAAACAACAATGAGCCGGCAATCGACATCAATGAAGTGACCGCAGCATTACAAGAATTAGGTCAGCGTGCGGAAGCGGCTCAAGCGGAAGCATTTAAAGCGATTGATGCAGAAAACAAAGCGTTCTTGGAAGAGAATAAAAAAGCAAGCGGTGTAATCGTTACCGACAGTGGTTTACAATATGAAATTTTAACCGAAGGTACAGGCGAAAAACCGACTGCGACTTCAACCGTGCGTGTTCACTACACCGGTTCATTAATTGACGGCACTGTGTTTGACAGCTCGGTAAAACGTGGTCAGCCGGCAGAATTCCCGGTAAACGGCGTAATTCGTGGTTGGACAGAAGCATTGCAATTAATGCCGGTTGGCTCAAAATGGCGTTTAACCATTCCACAAGAATTAGCCTACGGCGAACGTGGTGCAGGTGCATCAATCCCACCATTTGCAACCTTAGTGTTTGAAGTGGAATTGCTTGATATTCTCTAA
- the murI gene encoding Glutamate racemase yields MKPTILLYDSGMGGLTIYDEVRKVLPHAHYLYCFDNAFFPYSEKSEAVLIERAVKIVQKIAEKQPLDMAVVACNTASTVVLPALREHFSFPIVGTVPAIKPAAAISETKVIGLLATKGTVARPYVDELIRKYAQDCTVEKIGTTDLVEIVEEKQRSGKVDMNRLQKVVEAWQGKPELDTVILGCTHFPLVKAELQQLLPDVKYFVDPGVGIAKRVLSLLEERKFQQKADFENQAFCTKQSSAFNIKQDVMQNWGFNNLSVIDI; encoded by the coding sequence ATGAAACCAACAATTCTTTTATACGATTCTGGAATGGGCGGATTGACGATTTACGATGAAGTCCGAAAAGTGTTGCCGCACGCTCACTATTTATATTGCTTTGATAACGCTTTTTTCCCATATTCCGAGAAGTCGGAAGCTGTTTTAATTGAGCGAGCGGTTAAAATTGTGCAAAAAATTGCAGAAAAACAACCGCTTGATATGGCAGTGGTGGCGTGTAACACCGCAAGCACTGTGGTTCTGCCGGCATTGCGTGAGCATTTTTCTTTTCCGATTGTAGGAACCGTACCGGCAATTAAACCGGCAGCAGCGATATCTGAAACTAAAGTCATCGGCTTGCTCGCCACTAAAGGCACGGTTGCTCGCCCTTATGTTGATGAATTGATAAGAAAATACGCTCAGGATTGTACGGTAGAAAAAATTGGCACAACCGATTTGGTTGAAATTGTTGAAGAAAAACAACGAAGCGGTAAAGTGGATATGAACCGACTACAAAAAGTGGTCGAGGCTTGGCAAGGTAAGCCGGAATTGGATACGGTTATACTCGGTTGTACCCATTTTCCCTTAGTCAAAGCTGAATTACAGCAATTATTGCCCGATGTGAAATATTTTGTTGATCCGGGTGTAGGTATTGCTAAACGGGTGCTAAGCCTTTTGGAAGAACGCAAATTTCAACAAAAAGCCGATTTTGAAAATCAAGCATTCTGCACTAAACAAAGTTCTGCATTTAATATCAAACAAGACGTTATGCAGAATTGGGGATTTAATAATCTTTCGGTGATTGACATTTAA
- the ubiC gene encoding Chorismate--pyruvate lyase, which produces MYSRYLKIFSECDWYCDPKIPSTSQQEWLLHEGSLTQKLLEVATNFNVEVVQEKWIAKNSEKTTACNEDVWLREVLLKDGEINWIFAQTLVPRSTIENIAQNVLELGNQPIGLWLFAQNPTRTKLEWTKTKNGLFARRGVYEIRGYSLEIRELFLETFPYL; this is translated from the coding sequence ATGTATTCTCGATACCTGAAAATTTTCTCGGAATGCGATTGGTATTGTGATCCAAAAATACCTTCTACCTCTCAGCAAGAATGGCTTCTGCACGAAGGATCGCTTACCCAAAAACTCCTTGAGGTCGCAACTAATTTCAACGTGGAAGTGGTGCAAGAAAAGTGGATTGCAAAAAACAGTGAAAAAACGACCGCTTGTAATGAAGATGTCTGGTTACGGGAAGTGTTACTAAAAGATGGCGAAATAAATTGGATTTTCGCCCAAACCCTTGTGCCGAGATCAACAATCGAAAATATCGCTCAAAACGTATTGGAATTAGGTAATCAGCCGATAGGTTTATGGTTGTTTGCACAAAATCCTACTCGAACCAAATTAGAATGGACAAAAACTAAAAACGGCTTATTTGCTCGGCGTGGCGTGTATGAAATCAGAGGGTATTCTCTGGAAATCCGAGAGCTTTTTTTAGAAACTTTTCCTTATTTATAA